The following are encoded in a window of Plasmodium vivax chromosome 10, whole genome shotgun sequence genomic DNA:
- a CDS encoding hypothetical protein, conserved (encoded by transcript PVX_079980A) — protein sequence MALINFKERIHILLKLKESLIPQVDGNFVKDWEAEAMNYQVTSENIIVHLKDIYFIEGLITPISAQLTFLRINLQNYVNMSEKEKDKFKRLYVLAALGLIAKLKLILFFSTYINARENNRSKNFPVFSENYYNLEQYNCESNYEDKLNLINNGCEHCVNNDDEKNSSSFNQVDDYYTQFHACTDDYKENVFNMMALNNLVNCNSHLGNDKNVSDSEYVDNTVGIYDSCVDMSAKRMGSNHIGSNHVGSNHVGGIHVGGNHVGGNHVGGNHIGSNHIGSNHIGSNHIGGNHIGSNHVSGSRVGSNHVGSNRVGGNRIGSNHHSGNSVRGNHVSGNHVGGNHIGGNHVGSNHVSGNHIGGNHHGGGQYNSLLLQGAEEYPPNVMTHFAVDKNEGLQNLPAATSKKRAAQMTQSQNKAANFLKSSHTLNGIKNGINDRMQSYNEQVNNEAQRFLQQNQDQISKYINNIHQNIHSNNEHVEFNSRKTNISNYYDYDNDSSQENNVLQSYSNKIYGLSDNVYKNSYFL from the coding sequence ATGGCTTTAATAAATTTCAAGGAGAGAATCCACATTTTGTTAAAGCTAAAAGAGTCGCTAATTCCCCAGGTGGACGGGAATTTCGTGAAGGACTGGGAAGCGGAAGCAATGAATTACCAAGTGACTAGCGAAAATATTATAGTACACTTGAAggacatatattttatagaaGGCCTAATTACGCCCATTTCAGCTCAGCTAACCTTTTTGAGAAtcaatttacaaaattatgtaaatatgtcagaaaaggaaaaagataaatttaaaagacTCTACGTATTGGCAGCCCTTGGACTAATTGCCAAACTCaaacttattttatttttttcgacgTATATTAACGCAAGGGAAAATAACCGCAGCAAGAATTTCCCAGTTTTTAGCGAAAATTATTACAACCTAGAACAGTACAATTGTGAAAGCAATTATGAGgacaaattaaatttaattaataatggTTGCGAACACTGCGTAAATAATGACGACGAGAAGAATAGCTCCTCGTTTAACCAGGTGGACGATTATTACACCCAGTTTCATGCATGCACGGATGATTATAAGGAAAACGTTTTTAACATGATGGCCCTCAACAACCTAGTGAACTGCAATTCGCACTTGGGCAACGACAAAAACGTCAGTGACAGTGAATACGTGGACAACACGGTGGGCATCTACGACAGCTGCGTCGACATGAGCGCCAAGCGGATGGGCAGCAACCATATCGGAAGCAACCATGTCGGAAGCAACCATGTGGGCGGTATCCACGTTGGCGGTAACCATGTGGGCGGTAACCACGTCGGCGGTAACCACATCGGAAGCAACCACATCGGAAGCAACCACATCGGAAGCAACCACATCGGCGGTAACCACATCGGAAGTAACCACGTCAGTGGCAGCCGAGTTGGCAGCAACCACGTCGGCAGCAACCGCGTCGGTGGAAACCGAATCGGCAGTAACCACCATAGCGGCAACAGCGTAAGGGGCAATCACGTAAGCGGTAACCATGTCGGTGGTAACCATATCGGTGGCAACCACGTCGGAAGCAACCACGTAAGTGGAAACCATATCGGGGGAAACCACCACGGCGGCGGCCAGTACAACTCGCTACTGCTGCAGGGCGCAGAAGAATACCCGCCCAACGTGATGACCCACTTTGCAGTGGACAAAAACGAAGGCCTGCAGAACCTCCCCGCCGCCACGTCAAAGAAGAGAGCCGCGCAAATGACGCAAAGCCAAAACAAAGCAGCCAACTTCCTAAAAAGCTCACACACGTTAAATGGAATCAAAAATGGAATCAACGACCGCATGCAGAGTTACAATGAGCAAGTAAATAACGAAGCACAGCGATTTTTGCAGCAAAACCAGGACCAAATCTCCaagtacataaataatattcacCAAAACATCCATTCGAACAATGAACATGTAGAATTCAACAGCCGCAAGACAAACATAAGCAACTATTACGATTATGATAATGACAGCAGTCAGGAAAATAATGTCCTACAATCATAcagtaataaaatttatggcTTGAGTGATAATGTGTATAAGAATAGCTACTTCTTATga